Proteins from a genomic interval of Bradysia coprophila strain Holo2 chromosome X, BU_Bcop_v1, whole genome shotgun sequence:
- the LOC119080449 gene encoding rho-associated protein kinase 2 isoform X2, with the protein MANMLIDEDRRRRLNVLEDQMRDPLSIANVDSLLDTVTALVADCDHESIKRLKNIEAYTHRYEALAKTITELRMKPEDFNLIKVIGRGAFGEVQLVRHNSTQQVYAMKRLSKFEMIKRPDSAFFWEERHIMAYANSEWIIQLHYAFQDHKYLYMVMDYMPGGDIVSLMSMYDIPEKWAVFYTMEVVLALDTIHNMGFVHRDVKPDNMLLDKYGHLKLADFGTCMRMGPGGLIKSSNAVGTPDYISPEVLQSQSGDGEYGRECDWWSVGIFLYEMLIGDTPFYADSLVGTYGKIMDHKKSLAFPDDCEISENARSLIKAFLTDRTERLGRNGIEEIKRHRFFQNADWTFENLRESVPPVVPDLTGDDDTSNFDDLDRDDSPEELFPIPKTFAGNHLPFVGFTYTGDYQLMSNDIVDNKTHNHHHRPSNSQEIQRLQSLLERDRSTIDMLEKQEKMLRQQIEQNMQREREVSIQINTYEKDLTMLKHNYREAQRKSDHESEARKKIENLLNETKKRLDDEQNKRTREMNNNQQHNDKINVLEKQLSDMQEKYKTETEHAQKLKKQIAELRLAKSDAEHKSNELQSVLVGLQTQRDVLQQEVAELQSRLAQERNSRSQSVEMQKEMEMKIININADLERSAIREQKVTEDNRILNEKISFLEKENASLELEFKSAQNRYHQEVRAHQETEKSRLMSKEEANREEEVKALQTKLNEEKSARQKADQNSQEKERQISMLSVDYRQIQQRLQKLEGEFRQEAEKVLALHSQLEQEHTKKSTLLSELSLQSSEVAHLKAKEMQLVKEVAQLRETKRKFEDDVVKIKNAHNIDILQMKELQDQLEAEQYFSRLYKTQSSELREENEDKSRSLSELEEERSSLLHQLQIALARADSEALARSIAEETVADLEKEKTIKELELKDLMSKHRTDLATKETALSSLRDAENEVAKKLNNKQAEYEELMQVNNKLQEEITQNKADQSEMEKLKSRLKNEILLKQTAVNKLTEIMSRKDTANPGKTKTKVSSADLRKKEKEYRRLQQEMTQERDKYNQLLLKYQDVQSQLNDESHAKTKLQMEIDCKATEIEHLQMKLNETASLSSADNDTEDNQDVFEGWLSVPNKQNIRRHGWKPQFVVVSSRKIIFYNSEVDKQNTCDPLLILDLSKVFHVRSVTQGDVIRADAKEIPRIFQLLYAGEGEARRPDEQQLDISTLRGVSADERPGTKIFKGHEFLQISYHMPTTPCEVCSKPLWHMFKPPAAYECKRCRNKIHKEHVDNNDPLAPCKLHHDPHCAREMLLLATSGDDQNRWVTRLSKRIQKCGYKANSTSNNNTGPEGSKVSPR; encoded by the exons GTTAAATGTCCTCGAGGACCAAATGCGCGATCCGCTCAGTATAGCTAATGTGGATTCATTGCTGGATACAGTGACCGCATTGGTGGCCGATTGTGATCATGAATCGATAAAGCGACTTAAAAACATTGAGGCGTACACACACCGAT ACGAAGCCTTGGCCAAAACAATAACCGAATTGCGTATGAAACCGGaagatttcaatttgatcAAAGTGATTGGACGCGGTGCTTTCGGCGAAGTTCAATTGGTGCGACACAATTCGACGCAACAGGTGTATGCGATGAAACGCctatcgaaattcgaaatgatcAAACGGCCCGACTCGGCATTCTTCTGGGAGGAGCGACACATCATGGCATACGCCAATTCCGAATGGATAATCCAATTGCATTATGCATTCCAAGATCATAAGTATTTGTACATGGTGATGGACTACATGCCAGGTGGTGATATAGTCAGTTTGATGTCAATGTATGATATACCTGAAAAGTGGGCTGTTTTTTATACGATGGAAGTTGTGCTGGCACTAGACACCATTCATAATATGGGTTTCGTTCATCGTGATGTGAAGCCGGATAATAT GCTATTGGATAAGTACGGCCATTTGAAGCTAGCTGACTTTGGTACTTGTATGCGAATGGGTCCTGGTGGTCTAATTAAGTCAAGCAACGCTGTTGGTACACCGGATTACATTAGTCCCGAGGTGCTGCAGTCACAGAGTGGCGACGGAGAGTACGGACGTGAATGTGATTGGTGGTCGGTCGGAATATTTTTGTACGAAATGTTGATAGGCGACACCCCGTTTTATGCTGATAGTTTGGTTGGTACTTACGGTAAAATTATGGATCACAAAAAGTCGTTGGCTTTTCCGGATGATTGTGAGATCAGCGAAAATGCCAGGTCATTGATCAAAGCATTTCTGACTGATCGAACGGAACGACTGGGTCGTAACGGCATCGAGGAGATCAAGCGGCACAGGTTCTTTCAAAATGCCGACTGGACATTCGAGAATTTGAGAGAGTCTGTTCCGCCAGTCGTTCCCGATTTGACCGGTGACGATGATACCAGCAATTTCGACGATTTAGATCGAGATGACAGTCCGGAGGAATTGTTCCCAATTCCGAAGACGTTTGCTGGTAATCATTTGCCATTTGTCGGATTCACTTATACCGGTGACTATCAGTTGATGTCCAACGATATTGTTGACAACAAGACACACAACCATCATCATCGACCATCGAATAGTCAGGAAATACAACGATTGCAGAGCTTGCTAGAACGTGATCGATCGACGATTGACATGCTGGAAAAGCAAGAGAAAATGCTCCGACAACAAATCGAACAGAATATGCAACGTGAACGGGAAGTGAGCATTCAGATAAACACTTACGAGAAAGACTTGACGATGCTGAAGCATAATTATCGAGAGGCGCAACGAAAGTCTGACCATGAATCGGAGGCTcgcaagaaaattgaaaatttgctgaacgaaacgaaaaagcGTCTGGACGATGAACAGAACAAACGGACTCGTGAGATGAATAACAATCAACAACACAACGACAAAATAAACGTGCTAGAAAAGCAGCTTAGTGACATGcaagaaaaatacaaaactgaAACGGAACATGCTCAGAAGTTGAAGAAACAGATAGCCGAACTAAGACTAGCCAAATCGGACGCTGAACACAAATCGAATGAATTACAATCGGTGCTGGTCGGTCTTCAAACGCAGCGCGATGTATTGCAGCAAGAGGTAGCCGAACTGCAGTCAAGGCTGGCCCAGGAACGTAACTCTCGGTCGCAGTCGGTTGAAATGCAAAaggaaatggaaatgaaaattatcaacaTCAACGCTGACCTGGAACGATCGGCCATACGGGAACAGAAAGTGACCGAAGACAATCGAATTTTGAAtgagaaaatttcgtttctgGAAAAGGAGAACGCTTCGCTTGAACTGGAATTCAAATCCGCACAGAATCGATACCATCAAGAAGTCAGGGCACATCAAGAAACGGAAAAGTCGCGTCTAATGAGCAAAGAAGAGGCTAACAGGGAAGAGGAGGTCAAAG CATTACAAACTAAACTGAATGAGGAGAAGTCTGCTCGTCAGAAAGCCGATCAGAATTCCCAAGAAAAAGAACGCCAAATTTCAATGCTTTCGGTAGATTATCGCCAGATTCAACAACGTTTACAGAAGCTGGAAGGAGAATTCAGACAG GAAGCTGAAAAGGTGCTTGCGCTGCACAGTCAATTGGAGCAAGAACACACGAAAAAGTCGACACTTCTGTCGGAGCTGAGCCTACAGAGTTCGGAGGTCGCTCACTTAAAAGCTAAGGAAATGCAGTTGGTGAAAGAGGTTGCACAATTACGTGAAACGAAGCGCAAATTCGAAGATGACGTTGTGAAAATCAAAAACGCTCACAACATCGACATTTTACAG ATGAAAGAACTGCAAGATCAACTTGAGGCTGAACAATACTTCTCGCGTCTATACAAAACTCAAAGCAGCGAACTGCGCGAAGAAAACGAAGACAAATCTAGATCTCTTTCTGAGTTGGAAGAGGAGCGCAGCTCACTATTGCATCAACTGCAAATCGCATTGGCTCGTGCCGATTCAGAAGCGTTAGCCCGTTCGATAGCCGAAGAAACGGTGGCCgatttggaaaaagaaaagaCAATCAAAGAGCTCGAACTGAAGGATCTGATGTCGAAACATCGTACCGATTTAGCGACCAAGGAAACGGCTCTGTCCTCATTGCGTGATGCTGAAAATGAAGTGgccaaaaaattgaacaacaaaCAAGCGGAATACGAGGAGCTGATGCAGGTGAACAATAAGCTTCAGGAAGAAATAACGCAAAACAAGGCCGACCAATCGGAAATGGAAAAACTGAAGAGTCGGCTGAAGAACGAAATTCTGCTCAAACAGACAGCTGTCAATAAGCTCACGGAAATAATGAGCCGAAAAGATACTGCTAATCCAGGTAAAACAAAGACTAAGGTCAGTTCGGCTGATTTAAGGAAGAAAGAAAAGGAGTACCGTCGCCTGCAACAAGAGATGACCCAAGAACGCGATAAATACAATCAATTGTTGCTCAAATACCAGGATGTTCAAAGTCAATTGAACGACGAAAGTCAC GCTAAAACTAAACTGCAAATGGAGATCGATTGCAAGGCAACGGAAATTGAGCATTTACAAATGAAACTGAATGAAACGGCATCGCTATCATCCGCCGATAATGATACCGAAGACAATCAAGATGTGTTTGAGGGTTGGTTGAGTGTGCcgaataaacaaaatattcgcCGACATGGATGGAAACCTCAATTTGTTGTTGTGTCGTCacgcaaaattattttttataattccgAGGTTGACAAGCAGAACACTTGTGATCCGTTGCTTATATTAGACTTAAG CAAAGTATTTCACGTTCGATCGGTCACTCAAGGTGATGTGATACGTGCAGATGCCAAAGAAATTCCAAGAATATTTCAATTGCTTTACGCTGGTGAGGGAGAGGCTAGACGACCGGACGAACAGCAACTTGACATTAGTACACTGAGGGGTGTGTCTGCCGATGAACGACCTGGgactaaaatatttaaag GTCATGAATTTCTACAAATTAGTTATCATATGCCGACAACACCGTGTGAGGTTTGCTCGAAACCATTATGGCATATGTTCAAGCCACCAGCTGCTTATGAGTGTAAAAG ATGTCGCAACAAAATCCATAAAGAGCATGTAGACAATAATGATCCACTAGCCCCATGTAAATTACATCACGATCCGCATTGCGCCAGAGAAATGCTATTACTTGCCACATCCGGTGACGATCAAAATCGTTGGGTAACGCGCCTATCGAAACGGATACAGAAATGTGGCTACAAAGCGAATTCAACGTCGAATAACAACACTGGACCGGAGGGAAGCAAAGTTTCGCCTAG aTGA
- the LOC119080449 gene encoding rho-associated protein kinase 1 isoform X1 encodes MANMLIDEDRRRRLNVLEDQMRDPLSIANVDSLLDTVTALVADCDHESIKRLKNIEAYTHRYEALAKTITELRMKPEDFNLIKVIGRGAFGEVQLVRHNSTQQVYAMKRLSKFEMIKRPDSAFFWEERHIMAYANSEWIIQLHYAFQDHKYLYMVMDYMPGGDIVSLMSMYDIPEKWAVFYTMEVVLALDTIHNMGFVHRDVKPDNMLLDKYGHLKLADFGTCMRMGPGGLIKSSNAVGTPDYISPEVLQSQSGDGEYGRECDWWSVGIFLYEMLIGDTPFYADSLVGTYGKIMDHKKSLAFPDDCEISENARSLIKAFLTDRTERLGRNGIEEIKRHRFFQNADWTFENLRESVPPVVPDLTGDDDTSNFDDLDRDDSPEELFPIPKTFAGNHLPFVGFTYTGDYQLMSNDIVDNKTHNHHHRPSNSQEIQRLQSLLERDRSTIDMLEKQEKMLRQQIEQNMQREREVSIQINTYEKDLTMLKHNYREAQRKSDHESEARKKIENLLNETKKRLDDEQNKRTREMNNNQQHNDKINVLEKQLSDMQEKYKTETEHAQKLKKQIAELRLAKSDAEHKSNELQSVLVGLQTQRDVLQQEVAELQSRLAQERNSRSQSVEMQKEMEMKIININADLERSAIREQKVTEDNRILNEKISFLEKENASLELEFKSAQNRYHQEVRAHQETEKSRLMSKEEANREEEVKALQTKLNEEKSARQKADQNSQEKERQISMLSVDYRQIQQRLQKLEGEFRQEAEKVLALHSQLEQEHTKKSTLLSELSLQSSEVAHLKAKEMQLVKEVAQLRETKRKFEDDVVKIKNAHNIDILQMKELQDQLEAEQYFSRLYKTQSSELREENEDKSRSLSELEEERSSLLHQLQIALARADSEALARSIAEETVADLEKEKTIKELELKDLMSKHRTDLATKETALSSLRDAENEVAKKLNNKQAEYEELMQVNNKLQEEITQNKADQSEMEKLKSRLKNEILLKQTAVNKLTEIMSRKDTANPGKTKTKVSSADLRKKEKEYRRLQQEMTQERDKYNQLLLKYQDVQSQLNDESHAKTKLQMEIDCKATEIEHLQMKLNETASLSSADNDTEDNQDVFEGWLSVPNKQNIRRHGWKPQFVVVSSRKIIFYNSEVDKQNTCDPLLILDLSKVFHVRSVTQGDVIRADAKEIPRIFQLLYAGEGEARRPDEQQLDISTLRGVSADERPGTKIFKGHEFLQISYHMPTTPCEVCSKPLWHMFKPPAAYECKRCRNKIHKEHVDNNDPLAPCKLHHDPHCAREMLLLATSGDDQNRWVTRLSKRIQKCGYKANSTSNNNTGPEGSKVSPSQSTRSNYKPYAVNVQRSATLPANSSLKQP; translated from the exons GTTAAATGTCCTCGAGGACCAAATGCGCGATCCGCTCAGTATAGCTAATGTGGATTCATTGCTGGATACAGTGACCGCATTGGTGGCCGATTGTGATCATGAATCGATAAAGCGACTTAAAAACATTGAGGCGTACACACACCGAT ACGAAGCCTTGGCCAAAACAATAACCGAATTGCGTATGAAACCGGaagatttcaatttgatcAAAGTGATTGGACGCGGTGCTTTCGGCGAAGTTCAATTGGTGCGACACAATTCGACGCAACAGGTGTATGCGATGAAACGCctatcgaaattcgaaatgatcAAACGGCCCGACTCGGCATTCTTCTGGGAGGAGCGACACATCATGGCATACGCCAATTCCGAATGGATAATCCAATTGCATTATGCATTCCAAGATCATAAGTATTTGTACATGGTGATGGACTACATGCCAGGTGGTGATATAGTCAGTTTGATGTCAATGTATGATATACCTGAAAAGTGGGCTGTTTTTTATACGATGGAAGTTGTGCTGGCACTAGACACCATTCATAATATGGGTTTCGTTCATCGTGATGTGAAGCCGGATAATAT GCTATTGGATAAGTACGGCCATTTGAAGCTAGCTGACTTTGGTACTTGTATGCGAATGGGTCCTGGTGGTCTAATTAAGTCAAGCAACGCTGTTGGTACACCGGATTACATTAGTCCCGAGGTGCTGCAGTCACAGAGTGGCGACGGAGAGTACGGACGTGAATGTGATTGGTGGTCGGTCGGAATATTTTTGTACGAAATGTTGATAGGCGACACCCCGTTTTATGCTGATAGTTTGGTTGGTACTTACGGTAAAATTATGGATCACAAAAAGTCGTTGGCTTTTCCGGATGATTGTGAGATCAGCGAAAATGCCAGGTCATTGATCAAAGCATTTCTGACTGATCGAACGGAACGACTGGGTCGTAACGGCATCGAGGAGATCAAGCGGCACAGGTTCTTTCAAAATGCCGACTGGACATTCGAGAATTTGAGAGAGTCTGTTCCGCCAGTCGTTCCCGATTTGACCGGTGACGATGATACCAGCAATTTCGACGATTTAGATCGAGATGACAGTCCGGAGGAATTGTTCCCAATTCCGAAGACGTTTGCTGGTAATCATTTGCCATTTGTCGGATTCACTTATACCGGTGACTATCAGTTGATGTCCAACGATATTGTTGACAACAAGACACACAACCATCATCATCGACCATCGAATAGTCAGGAAATACAACGATTGCAGAGCTTGCTAGAACGTGATCGATCGACGATTGACATGCTGGAAAAGCAAGAGAAAATGCTCCGACAACAAATCGAACAGAATATGCAACGTGAACGGGAAGTGAGCATTCAGATAAACACTTACGAGAAAGACTTGACGATGCTGAAGCATAATTATCGAGAGGCGCAACGAAAGTCTGACCATGAATCGGAGGCTcgcaagaaaattgaaaatttgctgaacgaaacgaaaaagcGTCTGGACGATGAACAGAACAAACGGACTCGTGAGATGAATAACAATCAACAACACAACGACAAAATAAACGTGCTAGAAAAGCAGCTTAGTGACATGcaagaaaaatacaaaactgaAACGGAACATGCTCAGAAGTTGAAGAAACAGATAGCCGAACTAAGACTAGCCAAATCGGACGCTGAACACAAATCGAATGAATTACAATCGGTGCTGGTCGGTCTTCAAACGCAGCGCGATGTATTGCAGCAAGAGGTAGCCGAACTGCAGTCAAGGCTGGCCCAGGAACGTAACTCTCGGTCGCAGTCGGTTGAAATGCAAAaggaaatggaaatgaaaattatcaacaTCAACGCTGACCTGGAACGATCGGCCATACGGGAACAGAAAGTGACCGAAGACAATCGAATTTTGAAtgagaaaatttcgtttctgGAAAAGGAGAACGCTTCGCTTGAACTGGAATTCAAATCCGCACAGAATCGATACCATCAAGAAGTCAGGGCACATCAAGAAACGGAAAAGTCGCGTCTAATGAGCAAAGAAGAGGCTAACAGGGAAGAGGAGGTCAAAG CATTACAAACTAAACTGAATGAGGAGAAGTCTGCTCGTCAGAAAGCCGATCAGAATTCCCAAGAAAAAGAACGCCAAATTTCAATGCTTTCGGTAGATTATCGCCAGATTCAACAACGTTTACAGAAGCTGGAAGGAGAATTCAGACAG GAAGCTGAAAAGGTGCTTGCGCTGCACAGTCAATTGGAGCAAGAACACACGAAAAAGTCGACACTTCTGTCGGAGCTGAGCCTACAGAGTTCGGAGGTCGCTCACTTAAAAGCTAAGGAAATGCAGTTGGTGAAAGAGGTTGCACAATTACGTGAAACGAAGCGCAAATTCGAAGATGACGTTGTGAAAATCAAAAACGCTCACAACATCGACATTTTACAG ATGAAAGAACTGCAAGATCAACTTGAGGCTGAACAATACTTCTCGCGTCTATACAAAACTCAAAGCAGCGAACTGCGCGAAGAAAACGAAGACAAATCTAGATCTCTTTCTGAGTTGGAAGAGGAGCGCAGCTCACTATTGCATCAACTGCAAATCGCATTGGCTCGTGCCGATTCAGAAGCGTTAGCCCGTTCGATAGCCGAAGAAACGGTGGCCgatttggaaaaagaaaagaCAATCAAAGAGCTCGAACTGAAGGATCTGATGTCGAAACATCGTACCGATTTAGCGACCAAGGAAACGGCTCTGTCCTCATTGCGTGATGCTGAAAATGAAGTGgccaaaaaattgaacaacaaaCAAGCGGAATACGAGGAGCTGATGCAGGTGAACAATAAGCTTCAGGAAGAAATAACGCAAAACAAGGCCGACCAATCGGAAATGGAAAAACTGAAGAGTCGGCTGAAGAACGAAATTCTGCTCAAACAGACAGCTGTCAATAAGCTCACGGAAATAATGAGCCGAAAAGATACTGCTAATCCAGGTAAAACAAAGACTAAGGTCAGTTCGGCTGATTTAAGGAAGAAAGAAAAGGAGTACCGTCGCCTGCAACAAGAGATGACCCAAGAACGCGATAAATACAATCAATTGTTGCTCAAATACCAGGATGTTCAAAGTCAATTGAACGACGAAAGTCAC GCTAAAACTAAACTGCAAATGGAGATCGATTGCAAGGCAACGGAAATTGAGCATTTACAAATGAAACTGAATGAAACGGCATCGCTATCATCCGCCGATAATGATACCGAAGACAATCAAGATGTGTTTGAGGGTTGGTTGAGTGTGCcgaataaacaaaatattcgcCGACATGGATGGAAACCTCAATTTGTTGTTGTGTCGTCacgcaaaattattttttataattccgAGGTTGACAAGCAGAACACTTGTGATCCGTTGCTTATATTAGACTTAAG CAAAGTATTTCACGTTCGATCGGTCACTCAAGGTGATGTGATACGTGCAGATGCCAAAGAAATTCCAAGAATATTTCAATTGCTTTACGCTGGTGAGGGAGAGGCTAGACGACCGGACGAACAGCAACTTGACATTAGTACACTGAGGGGTGTGTCTGCCGATGAACGACCTGGgactaaaatatttaaag GTCATGAATTTCTACAAATTAGTTATCATATGCCGACAACACCGTGTGAGGTTTGCTCGAAACCATTATGGCATATGTTCAAGCCACCAGCTGCTTATGAGTGTAAAAG ATGTCGCAACAAAATCCATAAAGAGCATGTAGACAATAATGATCCACTAGCCCCATGTAAATTACATCACGATCCGCATTGCGCCAGAGAAATGCTATTACTTGCCACATCCGGTGACGATCAAAATCGTTGGGTAACGCGCCTATCGAAACGGATACAGAAATGTGGCTACAAAGCGAATTCAACGTCGAATAACAACACTGGACCGGAGGGAAGCAAAGTTTCGCCTAG CCAATCAACTCGTTCCAACTACAAACCATATGCAGTTAATGTACAAAGATCAGCCACTCTTCCAGCAAATTCATCACTAAAACAAccttaa